Part of the Atribacteraceae bacterium genome, TTGGCCTCCGGCACTCCGTCGGCGCTGGTCGACTGGAACAACAACTACGGGGACGACCCGGACAAAGCGGTGCTCTTCCACTGTTCCAACTACCCGCGCTCCCTGCTGGAGAACCCGCGCATGGGTTTCGGTGACATCCTCTCCTCGTCCGCCGTATCCAAAGACCAAGCCTACGGGACCTGCTACGGCACCATCCCAGCCGGGCCGGCCACCCTGGCCCGGCTGGCCACCGACGACACGACCGGCGGGATCACCGCCTACATCGCCGAAGGAGAGATACTTCCCGAGCGGATCGACACCTTCGGGGGTATCGGCATCGTGGATATCCCCGAGCTACAGGACCTTCTTAACCATCTGTGCGAGGGTGGATTCGAGCACCACGTGGCGCTCAACCTTTCCTACTCCGGCGATGTCCTCAACGAGGCCTTCCAGAAATACCTGGGTTTCGACACCTATTTCCACGGCCCTTTGGATATGGTTTAAGCCGTGCTTTCTCCCGCCGGATCCCGCTCCGGCGGGAGTGGCCACCCCCGCCAGGTCGCCAGATCGGCCGGGCGGACCCTCCCTTCCTTCCCGATCCGACCCTTCGCCTCGTTTCACGGCATCCGCGTTACGCTTTTAACCGGTATCAATGCACCGCGGGAGAAAGGCGCGGGTAGAGACTTTTTTTCGCCCGGAGTAAGGTTCCCACGCGCGGCCTGGCCTGGGAGGGCTAAGCCTTCGCCGGTCATTCCCGCTCCCGCCTCGCCGCGTAGGCGAAGGAGTAAAAATAGTTCCGCCAGAGTTCATCGGTGGAACGATAGGTATTTTCCCCCACAAAATAATCGGCCAGCGCCTCGCGGAGCCGGCACAGTTCCCGCAGACGCTTCCGGTTCCCGGGGTCCTGGATGGTCAGGTCAAGGAGTTCCAGGCCCCGCTCGAAGGCCGCGGCGCTGTCAGCGACGCTCCCCCGCTTCCGCCAGGCCATCGCCCGCTCGATCTCACTTCCGACGTTGGCCATTTGCTCGATGAACGGGAAAGTCCGCCATCGCCCGCCGGCCAGTTCTTTATGAAATACGGTCACCGTCTCACCAGCTTAGTAACGATAGAGACGATCTTTTCCCGGATCAGGGGGTCTTCCACGCCTCTACCGCGATTGGCCGACCGGGGCCGGATATTGATCAAGGAATCGAATTCGATGAAACTGTCTTCCGGATTTTCCGGATAGAGATTGATCCCCCATAGATTATTTTGACAGGCCCCCTGCTCAAGCAAGAAGGCTTCCTGGTCGGAATGAAGTTCGGCATCGACCACCATG contains:
- a CDS encoding DUF5674 family protein gives rise to the protein MYSIARSLDSAGRLSYHEEKDDRSGRLAGRSRKGKDMRLLENAIDLSELKVMAECSFGNLVKAVVDVGRNIMVVDAELHSDQEAFLLEQGACQNNLWGINLYPENPEDSFIEFDSLINIRPRSANRGRGVEDPLIREKIVSIVTKLVRR